A region of Lysobacter stagni DNA encodes the following proteins:
- a CDS encoding RNA polymerase factor sigma-54, which produces MKPRLQAALGQQLVMTPQLRQAIRLLQLSAVELEAELAAAVESNPLLDWTETAISVSNGSGDGESAPVNGEVEHLPPEAEWANDGEPWYERLGPADNDDDTPIAEQVAESDTLHDHLLWQLHLSPLSPRDRLIGVSLIEAIDDDGYLREPLESLRASLVQTVECSEEEIVTVLHQVQQFDPVGVGARSLGECLRLQLAQCPSETPGKDLAHHLANGPLERLPRIGVAGLAAELKLDLSEAETAVQLLRSLDPRPGAQIGAIASDTYIAPDLVIWRQHGLWRVALADGMRPRVAIHRGYESMLRHASGTDASYLRGHLQEARWLLKSLEARGETLIKVARCLIKQQAAFLEFGDSALRPLTLREVAAEVGLHESTVSRAIARKYARTPRGTVPLRAFFASGIETGAGGEASSTAIQAMIRRLIEAENPRKPLSDARLAETLKATGVPVARRTVAKYREAMSIPSSQDRVRIG; this is translated from the coding sequence ATGAAACCGCGTCTTCAAGCCGCTCTCGGACAACAGCTGGTGATGACACCGCAGCTGCGTCAGGCCATCCGCCTGCTGCAGTTGTCCGCAGTGGAGTTGGAGGCTGAATTGGCCGCGGCGGTGGAAAGCAATCCGCTGCTCGACTGGACCGAGACCGCCATCAGCGTGAGCAACGGTTCCGGCGACGGCGAGTCCGCGCCCGTCAACGGCGAGGTCGAGCATCTGCCGCCCGAGGCCGAGTGGGCCAACGACGGCGAGCCCTGGTACGAACGCCTGGGTCCGGCCGACAACGACGACGACACGCCCATCGCCGAGCAGGTCGCCGAATCCGACACGCTCCACGACCACCTGCTCTGGCAGCTGCACCTCAGCCCGCTCTCTCCGCGCGACCGCCTGATCGGCGTGTCGTTGATCGAAGCCATCGACGACGACGGCTACCTGCGCGAACCGCTCGAATCCCTGCGCGCCTCGCTCGTGCAGACGGTGGAATGCAGCGAGGAAGAGATCGTCACCGTGCTGCATCAGGTGCAGCAGTTCGATCCCGTCGGCGTGGGTGCGCGTTCGCTGGGCGAGTGCCTGCGCCTGCAGCTGGCGCAGTGCCCGTCCGAGACTCCGGGCAAGGACCTGGCGCATCACCTCGCGAACGGTCCGCTCGAACGGCTCCCGCGCATCGGCGTGGCCGGACTGGCCGCGGAACTCAAGCTCGACCTCTCCGAAGCCGAGACCGCGGTGCAGTTGCTGCGCTCACTCGATCCGCGCCCCGGCGCGCAGATCGGTGCGATCGCAAGCGACACCTATATCGCGCCGGACCTGGTGATCTGGCGGCAGCACGGTCTGTGGCGCGTGGCGCTGGCGGACGGCATGCGTCCGCGCGTCGCCATCCATCGCGGCTACGAAAGCATGCTGCGACATGCCAGCGGCACGGATGCGAGCTATCTGCGCGGTCATCTGCAAGAGGCGCGCTGGCTGCTCAAGAGCCTGGAAGCGCGCGGCGAAACACTCATCAAGGTCGCACGCTGCCTGATCAAGCAGCAGGCGGCGTTCCTCGAATTCGGCGACAGCGCCCTGCGTCCGCTCACGTTGCGCGAAGTCGCAGCCGAAGTCGGATTGCATGAATCCACCGTCTCGCGCGCCATCGCGCGCAAGTACGCGCGCACGCCGCGCGGCACCGTGCCGCTGCGTGCGTTCTTCGCCTCCGGTATCGAAACCGGCGCCGGCGGCGAAGCCTCCAGCACCGCGATCCAGGCCATGATCCGCCGCCTGATCGAAGCGGAAAACCCGCGCAAACCATTGTCCGACGCGCGGTTGGCGGAAACCCTCAAGGCCACTGGGGTGCCCGTGGCCAGGCGTACGGTCGCCAAGTACCGGGAGGCCATGAGCATCCCCTCATCGCAGGATCGCGTACGCATCGGTTGA
- the hpf gene encoding ribosome hibernation-promoting factor, HPF/YfiA family, with amino-acid sequence MRIETYGQQIEVTPALRDYVENKLARLERHCEQPFDVRTQLSLDKPQHRAKATVSISGKTLHADAAAIDMYAAIDLLSDKLDRLLREHRSKVVDHHRGESAARSDTFG; translated from the coding sequence ATGCGCATCGAAACCTACGGCCAGCAGATTGAAGTCACCCCCGCCCTGCGGGATTACGTGGAAAACAAGCTGGCACGACTGGAACGACATTGCGAACAGCCCTTCGACGTGCGCACCCAGCTCAGCCTGGACAAGCCCCAGCACCGAGCGAAGGCCACCGTCAGCATCTCCGGCAAGACCCTCCACGCGGACGCCGCGGCGATCGACATGTACGCCGCCATCGATCTGCTCTCCGACAAGCTCGATCGCCTGCTGCGCGAACACCGCAGCAAGGTCGTCGACCACCATCGCGGCGAGAGCGCCGCGCGCAGCGACACCTTCGGCTGA
- a CDS encoding PTS sugar transporter subunit IIA yields the protein MPLHDLLTAPRVAIMDVPAAGTHVRGTRARSSQTDPLTERDRVLDAAAGLLAAAGRRETVARALREREALASTALGEGVAIPHARCSDIEQCHGAFLRLTRPVDFAAADGRPVDLVLALLVPEHDIQPQLARLAELAERFADAGFRRMLREAKDVEQLRRHLLSGPSPTPLYRAA from the coding sequence ATGCCCCTGCATGACCTGCTGACCGCGCCTCGGGTCGCGATCATGGACGTGCCTGCCGCCGGCACGCACGTCAGGGGCACGCGCGCGCGGTCCTCGCAAACCGATCCCCTCACCGAACGCGACCGCGTCCTCGACGCGGCCGCAGGCCTGCTCGCCGCAGCGGGACGCAGGGAAACCGTCGCACGCGCGCTGCGCGAACGCGAGGCACTGGCCAGCACCGCACTGGGCGAAGGCGTGGCGATTCCGCACGCACGCTGCAGCGACATCGAACAATGCCACGGCGCGTTCCTGCGCCTGACGCGCCCGGTGGATTTCGCGGCCGCCGACGGGCGCCCTGTCGACCTTGTGCTTGCGTTGCTGGTGCCGGAGCACGACATCCAGCCGCAACTCGCCCGTCTGGCCGAGCTCGCCGAGCGTTTCGCCGACGCCGGTTTCCGGCGCATGCTGCGCGAGGCCAAAGACGTGGAACAATTGCGCCGCCACCTGCTGTCGGGCCCATCGCCCACACCCCTATACCGCGCTGCCTGA
- the hprK gene encoding HPr(Ser) kinase/phosphatase, translating to MSTSISAGELFEQQRDRLALRWLAGQRGDRRMLESVNTVARRPSLAGYLNAIYPNKVQILGTEELSWLDALDSRLRWETIEKIIQFRPLALVISKDQTCPEDLRIAAEESNTPLWVSPRRGHELLNHLQYHLARTLAPRVTLHGVFMEIYSIGVLITGESGSGKSELALELVTRGHRLVADDAPEFTQIAPDVLDGTCPEMLQDLLEVRGLGVLNIRQMFGDTAVKNNKYLRLIVHLAKPMTEPKPMGLERLTGDSGMRRVLDLDVPMITLPVMPGRNLAVLTEAATRLHSLRMKGLDPAAAFIARHSNFLERGDA from the coding sequence ATGAGTACGAGCATCAGCGCGGGGGAACTGTTCGAACAACAACGCGATCGCCTCGCACTGCGCTGGCTTGCCGGCCAGCGGGGCGACCGGCGCATGCTCGAGTCGGTGAACACCGTCGCGCGTCGCCCCTCCCTGGCCGGTTACCTCAACGCGATCTATCCGAACAAGGTACAGATCCTGGGCACCGAGGAGCTGTCGTGGCTGGACGCGCTCGACTCCCGCCTGCGCTGGGAGACTATCGAGAAGATCATCCAGTTCCGCCCGCTGGCGCTGGTCATCAGCAAGGACCAGACCTGCCCCGAGGACCTGCGCATCGCGGCGGAAGAAAGCAACACGCCGCTGTGGGTGTCGCCGCGACGCGGGCATGAACTTCTCAACCACCTGCAGTACCACCTCGCGCGCACGCTGGCGCCGCGCGTGACGCTGCATGGCGTCTTCATGGAGATCTATTCCATCGGCGTGCTGATCACCGGCGAATCCGGATCGGGCAAGAGCGAGCTGGCGCTGGAACTGGTCACGCGCGGCCATCGTCTGGTGGCCGACGATGCGCCGGAGTTCACCCAGATCGCTCCGGACGTGCTCGACGGCACCTGCCCGGAGATGCTGCAGGACCTCCTGGAAGTGCGTGGCCTGGGCGTGCTCAACATCCGCCAGATGTTTGGCGACACCGCGGTCAAGAACAACAAGTACCTGCGCCTGATCGTGCACCTGGCCAAGCCGATGACCGAGCCCAAGCCGATGGGGCTGGAACGCCTCACCGGCGACAGCGGGATGCGTCGCGTACTCGACCTGGACGTACCGATGATCACCCTGCCCGTCATGCCCGGCCGCAACCTCGCCGTGTTGACCGAGGCGGCCACGCGCCTGCACAGCCTGCGCATGAAGGGCCTGGACCCGGCCGCGGCCTTCATCGCGCGCCACAGCAACTTCCTCGAACGCGGCGACGCGTGA
- the rapZ gene encoding RNase adapter RapZ, with the protein MSEAPASTLVIVSGMSGSGKSVALKTFEDLGFFCVDNLPAELLPQFVASVLRADEGAPAKLAVSIDVRNRNSDLSKIPDWLSAVGALGLDPRLVFFDARDEALLKRYADTRRRHPLSHLGLGLADAISLERQVLKPLRSIADAVVDTSTLNVHQLRRQVITEFGIGGDAGMSLLFESFAYRRGVPADADFVFDARALPNPHWDPVLRPLSGRDAAIREYLEAQPDVNLFVEQINLFLDTWLPRLHVDSTRSYATIAIGCTGGRHRSVYLAERFAEHARNRGWDEVAVHHRELD; encoded by the coding sequence ATGAGCGAAGCGCCCGCCTCCACCCTGGTCATCGTCAGCGGCATGTCCGGTTCGGGCAAATCCGTCGCCCTCAAGACCTTCGAGGACCTGGGTTTCTTCTGCGTCGACAACCTGCCCGCCGAACTGCTTCCGCAGTTCGTCGCCAGCGTGCTGCGCGCCGATGAAGGCGCACCGGCCAAGCTGGCCGTCAGCATTGACGTGCGCAACCGCAACAGCGACCTCAGCAAGATTCCCGACTGGCTCTCCGCGGTCGGCGCATTGGGCCTGGACCCGCGCCTGGTGTTCTTCGATGCGCGCGACGAAGCACTGCTCAAGCGCTACGCCGACACGCGTCGCCGCCATCCGCTCAGCCATCTCGGACTGGGACTGGCCGATGCGATCTCGCTGGAACGCCAGGTGCTCAAGCCCCTGCGCTCCATCGCCGATGCGGTGGTCGATACCAGCACACTCAACGTGCACCAGTTGCGTCGCCAGGTCATCACCGAGTTCGGCATCGGCGGCGACGCGGGCATGTCGCTGCTGTTCGAATCCTTCGCCTACCGGCGTGGCGTGCCGGCCGACGCCGACTTCGTCTTCGATGCGCGCGCATTGCCGAACCCGCACTGGGACCCGGTGCTGCGACCGTTGTCCGGGCGCGATGCCGCGATCCGCGAATACCTGGAAGCGCAGCCGGATGTGAACCTGTTCGTCGAACAGATCAACCTGTTCCTCGACACCTGGTTGCCGCGCCTGCACGTGGACAGCACGCGCAGCTACGCAACCATCGCCATCGGCTGCACCGGCGGCCGTCACCGTTCGGTCTACCTGGCCGAACGTTTCGCCGAACACGCGCGCAACCGCGGTTGGGACGAAGTGGCAGTGCACCATCGTGAACTGGACTGA
- a CDS encoding EF-hand domain-containing protein → MRNTPSIVMLALFGIAVSASAFAQRTEPPTMAAPPETRTTDTTPKPMTFADLDVNADGKVSKDEAMADAKLTSHFAQVDRDGDGQLSQTEFAAGHGAARQY, encoded by the coding sequence ATGCGAAACACCCCATCCATCGTGATGCTCGCGCTGTTCGGCATCGCCGTGAGCGCGTCCGCGTTCGCACAGCGCACCGAGCCCCCCACCATGGCGGCGCCACCGGAGACGCGCACCACCGACACCACGCCCAAGCCGATGACGTTCGCCGACCTGGACGTCAATGCCGATGGCAAGGTCAGCAAGGACGAAGCCATGGCCGACGCGAAGCTGACCAGTCATTTCGCGCAGGTCGACCGCGACGGCGATGGACAGCTGTCGCAGACCGAATTCGCCGCGGGCCACGGCGCCGCCAGGCAGTACTGA
- a CDS encoding PTS sugar transporter subunit IIA, whose translation MSVGILLITHEGIGTALVAVARRLLSQLPLRTEALEVPFEGDPDALLPQASAALRRVDGGEGVLVLTDLYGATPSNLAAKVARLGTPVRRVSAVSLPMLLRVMNYADLTLDELPAVAAAGARNGVIVDEA comes from the coding sequence ATGTCCGTCGGCATCCTCCTCATCACCCATGAAGGCATCGGCACCGCGCTGGTCGCGGTGGCGCGCCGGCTGCTCAGCCAGTTGCCCCTGCGCACCGAAGCGCTGGAGGTTCCGTTCGAAGGCGACCCGGACGCCCTCCTGCCGCAAGCCAGCGCCGCGCTGCGGCGGGTGGACGGCGGCGAAGGCGTGCTGGTGCTTACCGATCTGTACGGCGCCACGCCGAGCAACCTCGCCGCGAAGGTCGCGCGCCTGGGGACGCCGGTGCGGCGCGTATCGGCGGTGAGCCTGCCGATGCTGCTGCGGGTGATGAACTACGCCGACCTGACGCTCGACGAGTTGCCGGCCGTGGCCGCAGCCGGCGCGCGCAACGGCGTGATCGTGGACGAAGCGTGA
- a CDS encoding HPr family phosphocarrier protein translates to MIEHELTVSNRLGLHARATAKLVQTLSAYRSSATLTAKGREVNAKSIMGVMLLAAGKGTQVRLRVEGEDEDRAAEAVISLFERRFDEDS, encoded by the coding sequence ATGATCGAGCACGAACTGACCGTCAGCAATCGCCTGGGCCTGCACGCGCGGGCCACGGCCAAACTCGTGCAGACGCTCTCCGCCTATCGCAGCAGCGCCACGCTTACCGCCAAGGGCCGTGAGGTCAACGCCAAGAGCATCATGGGCGTGATGCTGCTCGCCGCCGGCAAGGGCACGCAGGTCCGTCTGCGTGTCGAAGGCGAGGACGAGGATCGCGCCGCCGAGGCGGTGATTTCGTTGTTCGAACGCCGCTTCGACGAAGACAGCTGA
- the ptsP gene encoding phosphoenolpyruvate--protein phosphotransferase, which produces MRQEFNGHGASRGSALGRARVRLPHVLEVVEEHIPARAVETEVARLHAAIATVRSEMFALRERLHGALAHEVGEFLDLHSLLLDDPELLQGLDELIRTGRYSADYALRLQRDRIASVFQTMDDAYFRSRVDDIDQVIGRVHAALHRHDAGMPGVAGEILVTDNVAPAEIAQLQAQGVMAIVTTTGSVLSHSAILARSLHLPLVVGTPQAMQKINDGDVLAVDGASGRVILEPDAADLRAHRARVRELARERKQLHRLRREPTRTLDGVDVKLYANAESREDVAEAHALGSAGVGLYRTEFLFLQRNELPDEEEQFRVYRDVVLGMTGRTVTIRTLDLGADKADRTGLALRDEPNPALGLRGVRLSLARDGLLDAQLRALVRASGYGPVRILLPMVSTREEVRSVRATLKHVTAELRAQGHEIAENVPLGAMIEVPAAAIALPAFIGSVDFLSIGTNDLVQYLLAADRNNEALTSLYTPLHPAVIRLIRDVIRQGQKRGKPVAVCGEIAGDPHFAPMLLALGLTEFSLHPATLLEVRRTIRHCDHARLQANAAALLRARDRKGIETWIAENAPSVG; this is translated from the coding sequence ATGAGGCAGGAGTTCAACGGACATGGCGCATCGCGCGGAAGCGCACTCGGTCGCGCCCGTGTCCGTCTGCCGCATGTACTCGAGGTCGTCGAGGAGCACATTCCCGCGCGAGCCGTCGAGACGGAAGTCGCGCGCCTGCATGCCGCCATCGCCACCGTGCGCAGTGAAATGTTCGCGCTGCGCGAACGGCTGCACGGCGCGCTGGCGCACGAGGTCGGCGAGTTCCTCGACCTGCACAGCCTGCTGCTCGATGATCCGGAACTCCTCCAGGGCCTGGACGAGCTGATCCGCACCGGCCGTTACTCGGCCGACTACGCTCTGCGTCTGCAGCGCGACCGCATCGCCTCTGTCTTCCAGACGATGGACGATGCCTACTTCCGCAGCCGCGTGGACGACATCGACCAGGTCATCGGCCGCGTGCACGCCGCGCTGCACCGCCACGACGCCGGCATGCCGGGCGTCGCCGGCGAGATCCTGGTCACCGACAACGTCGCTCCCGCCGAAATCGCGCAGCTGCAGGCGCAGGGCGTGATGGCCATCGTCACCACGACCGGCAGCGTGCTCTCGCACAGCGCCATCCTCGCGCGCAGCCTGCACCTTCCGCTGGTCGTCGGCACCCCGCAGGCGATGCAGAAGATCAACGACGGTGACGTGCTCGCCGTCGACGGCGCCAGCGGCCGCGTCATCCTGGAGCCCGACGCCGCCGACCTGCGTGCGCACCGCGCGCGCGTCCGCGAGCTCGCTCGCGAGCGCAAGCAGCTGCACCGGCTGCGCCGCGAACCCACGCGCACGCTCGACGGCGTCGATGTGAAGCTGTACGCCAACGCCGAATCGCGCGAGGACGTGGCCGAAGCGCACGCGCTGGGTTCCGCCGGCGTCGGCTTGTACCGCACCGAGTTCCTGTTCCTGCAGCGCAACGAGCTGCCGGACGAGGAAGAGCAGTTCCGCGTGTATCGCGATGTCGTGCTGGGCATGACGGGTCGCACGGTGACCATCCGCACGCTCGACCTGGGCGCAGACAAGGCCGATCGCACGGGCCTTGCGCTGCGCGATGAACCCAATCCCGCGCTCGGCCTGCGCGGCGTGCGACTGTCGCTTGCGCGCGACGGGCTGCTGGATGCGCAGCTGCGCGCGCTGGTGCGTGCCTCCGGATACGGCCCGGTGCGCATCCTGTTGCCGATGGTGAGCACGCGCGAGGAAGTGCGTTCGGTCCGCGCGACGCTCAAGCACGTCACGGCCGAGCTGCGCGCGCAGGGTCACGAGATCGCCGAGAACGTGCCGCTGGGCGCCATGATCGAAGTGCCTGCGGCAGCGATCGCCCTGCCCGCCTTCATCGGCAGCGTCGACTTCCTTTCCATCGGCACCAACGACCTGGTGCAGTACCTGCTCGCCGCCGATCGCAACAACGAGGCGTTGACCAGCCTCTACACGCCGCTGCACCCTGCGGTGATCCGACTGATCCGCGACGTGATCCGCCAAGGCCAGAAGCGCGGCAAACCGGTGGCGGTGTGCGGTGAAATTGCCGGCGACCCGCACTTCGCACCGATGCTGCTGGCGCTGGGCCTGACGGAATTCAGCCTGCACCCTGCGACGCTGCTCGAGGTCCGCCGCACCATTCGCCATTGCGATCATGCCCGCCTGCAGGCCAACGCCGCCGCACTGCTGCGCGCGCGCGACCGCAAGGGCATCGAAACGTGGATCGCGGAGAACGCACCATCGGTGGGGTGA
- the mgtE gene encoding magnesium transporter — translation MAEAVRHDKTARQLRLLSDALDSGRLGPVRRLVNTLSPAEIGNLLESLPPAKRTIVWGLVDAEDDGEVLVHVGDEVREGLLAEMDPDEIVAAVEDLDIDDLADLVEDLPDTVIDEVLKSMDRENRERLEQVLSYPEDTAGRLMNPDVVTVRTDTTIDVVLRYLRLRGELPEHTDHLYVVSRRHQYLGRIALAALLTHEPGTPINKLIDDEQPAIDVEESANEVARKFSDHDWLSAPVVDENNILLGRITIDDVVDIIRSQAEHQALSAAGLDEDEDLFSPVWRAMRRRLIWLSINLGTAFLAASVVGEFEGTIDKLVALAVLMPIVAGMGGNAGTQVLALMVRGLALGQVGAANVRTLLWKEARVALLNGVVLGSLLALIVLIWFHNVGLSLVIGIALTANLLFAAVAGVLVPVAIKRAGYDPALASGIFLTTVTDVMGFFTFLGLATLVLVR, via the coding sequence ATGGCCGAAGCCGTCCGCCACGACAAGACCGCGCGCCAGTTGCGCCTGCTCTCCGACGCGCTCGACAGCGGTCGTCTGGGGCCGGTGCGCCGCCTGGTCAACACGCTCTCGCCCGCCGAGATCGGCAACCTGCTCGAATCCCTTCCGCCGGCCAAGCGCACCATCGTGTGGGGCCTGGTCGATGCCGAGGACGACGGCGAGGTGCTGGTGCACGTCGGCGACGAGGTGCGCGAAGGCCTGCTGGCGGAGATGGACCCGGACGAAATCGTCGCGGCCGTCGAAGACCTGGACATCGACGACCTCGCCGATCTGGTCGAGGACCTCCCGGACACCGTCATCGACGAAGTCCTCAAGTCGATGGACCGCGAGAACCGCGAGCGCCTCGAGCAGGTCCTGTCGTACCCGGAGGACACCGCCGGCCGCCTGATGAACCCCGACGTGGTGACGGTGCGTACCGACACCACCATCGACGTGGTGCTGCGCTACCTGCGCCTGCGCGGCGAGCTGCCCGAACACACCGACCACCTGTACGTGGTCAGCCGACGCCACCAATACCTCGGCCGCATCGCACTGGCCGCGCTGCTCACGCACGAACCCGGCACGCCGATCAACAAGCTGATCGACGACGAGCAGCCGGCGATCGACGTGGAGGAATCGGCCAACGAAGTCGCGCGCAAGTTCTCCGACCACGACTGGCTCAGCGCGCCCGTGGTGGACGAGAACAACATCCTGCTCGGACGCATCACCATCGACGACGTGGTCGACATCATCCGCAGCCAGGCCGAACACCAGGCCCTGAGCGCGGCCGGCCTGGACGAGGACGAAGACCTCTTCAGCCCGGTCTGGCGCGCCATGCGTCGCCGCCTGATCTGGCTGTCGATCAACCTGGGCACCGCGTTCCTCGCGGCGAGCGTCGTTGGCGAGTTCGAGGGGACCATCGACAAGCTGGTCGCACTGGCGGTGCTGATGCCGATCGTCGCCGGCATGGGCGGCAACGCCGGCACGCAGGTGCTGGCGCTGATGGTGCGCGGCCTGGCGCTGGGCCAGGTGGGCGCGGCCAACGTGCGGACGCTGCTGTGGAAGGAAGCGCGCGTCGCCCTGCTCAACGGCGTCGTACTCGGCAGCCTGCTGGCGCTGATCGTGCTGATCTGGTTCCACAACGTCGGCTTGTCGCTGGTGATCGGAATCGCGCTCACCGCGAACCTGCTGTTCGCCGCCGTGGCAGGCGTACTGGTCCCGGTGGCGATCAAGCGCGCCGGCTACGATCCGGCGCTGGCATCGGGCATCTTCCTGACCACCGTGACCGACGTGATGGGCTTTTTCACCTTCCTCGGGCTGGCGACGCTCGTTCTCGTTCGCTGA
- a CDS encoding prolyl oligopeptidase family serine peptidase: protein MRSIRSAFQPLRLATVALALLLGACATTPREEPPGQFVERSVEVDGTSHRFQVFVPAKKAGGKHPATILFLHGSGERGTDNHRQTEVGLGPYLRAHAADFPALVVFPQSPAGTSWSGAQARVAMAALDAALDEFRGDEDRITLTGISRGGYGVYELALLEPKRFAALIPVCGGITQPPALTERLVVDGVAEAPDPFAAAAQRLQRVPVWAFHGAKDETVTPDQSRHMVEALRGVGGNVRYTEFAEAGHNSWDAAYAMPELWTWVWLRRN from the coding sequence ATGCGCTCCATCCGTTCCGCATTCCAACCGCTCCGGCTCGCCACGGTGGCGCTGGCATTGTTGCTGGGCGCCTGCGCGACGACACCGCGCGAGGAACCGCCGGGCCAGTTCGTCGAACGCTCCGTCGAGGTGGACGGCACTTCGCACCGCTTCCAGGTCTTCGTGCCCGCGAAGAAGGCGGGCGGCAAGCATCCGGCCACGATCCTGTTCCTGCACGGCTCCGGCGAGCGCGGTACCGACAACCATCGCCAGACCGAAGTCGGCCTGGGCCCGTACCTGCGTGCGCACGCCGCCGATTTCCCGGCGCTGGTCGTGTTTCCGCAATCGCCGGCCGGCACGTCCTGGAGCGGTGCACAGGCGCGCGTCGCGATGGCCGCGCTGGATGCGGCGCTGGATGAATTCCGCGGCGACGAGGACCGCATCACGCTGACCGGCATCTCGCGCGGCGGCTATGGCGTATACGAACTGGCGCTGCTGGAACCCAAGCGTTTCGCGGCCCTGATACCGGTGTGCGGCGGCATCACGCAGCCCCCGGCACTGACCGAACGCCTGGTGGTGGATGGCGTGGCCGAGGCCCCCGATCCTTTCGCAGCGGCCGCGCAACGTCTGCAGCGCGTGCCGGTATGGGCCTTCCATGGCGCGAAGGACGAGACCGTCACGCCGGACCAGTCGCGACACATGGTCGAAGCACTGCGCGGCGTCGGTGGCAACGTGCGCTACACCGAATTCGCCGAAGCCGGGCACAACAGCTGGGACGCGGCCTATGCGATGCCGGAACTGTGGACCTGGGTGTGGCTGCGGCGCAACTGA
- a CDS encoding tetratricopeptide repeat protein produces MTRTAIFVLACLALLPASAAAQVETVVTPLTLPHSPKQLGAQFRTDTDAAVLAERKGDHALARKHLAPVIAYCDELATPTRDVVSVNNAAEYEAFVAASTSGKPVEWIDTACPHAHKMAAFVAVETRDHDVALTMLDKAAAIAPYLADTYAERGYLLNQLGRTQEGLASYQHAWELVERHESNRFAKGLVLRGLGYTYIELNDLDRAEEVYRQALEVDPESQVAKRELEYIRHQRQPQTREKTSE; encoded by the coding sequence ATGACCCGCACCGCGATCTTCGTGCTTGCCTGTCTGGCGCTGCTGCCCGCATCCGCGGCCGCGCAGGTTGAAACCGTCGTCACACCGCTGACGCTCCCGCATTCCCCGAAGCAGCTTGGCGCCCAGTTCCGCACCGACACCGACGCTGCGGTGTTGGCCGAGCGGAAAGGCGACCATGCACTGGCGCGCAAGCACCTGGCGCCCGTGATCGCCTACTGCGATGAGCTGGCCACGCCCACGCGCGACGTGGTCAGCGTCAACAACGCCGCCGAATACGAGGCCTTCGTGGCCGCGTCTACGAGCGGCAAGCCGGTGGAGTGGATCGATACCGCCTGTCCCCACGCCCACAAGATGGCGGCATTCGTGGCCGTTGAAACCAGGGATCACGACGTCGCACTGACGATGCTGGACAAGGCCGCCGCGATAGCACCGTACCTGGCCGACACGTATGCCGAGCGTGGATACCTGCTCAACCAGCTCGGCCGCACCCAGGAAGGGCTGGCGAGCTACCAGCACGCATGGGAACTCGTGGAACGCCACGAGAGCAACCGCTTTGCGAAAGGACTGGTGCTTCGCGGACTGGGCTACACGTACATCGAACTCAACGACCTCGACCGTGCAGAGGAGGTCTACCGCCAGGCACTGGAGGTGGATCCGGAAAGCCAGGTCGCGAAGCGCGAGCTTGAGTACATCCGGCATCAGCGACAGCCGCAGACGCGGGAGAAGACGTCGGAGTAA